The Pseudomonas alkylphenolica genomic sequence GGCGACTTTCAGGTTTGGCAGAGCACTCAGATCGCGCATAACTTCTCCGCTGCCTGACGCAGCGTCTCCTCGCGTTTGGCAAAACACAGGCGCACCAGGCGCTGCTCGGGAATGGGTTGCTGGTAGAACACCGATACCGGGATGGTTGCCACCCCGTGTTCACGGGTGAGCCACAGCGACATCTCGACGTCGTTCAGGTCCGGGCGGATGGCTGAGTAGTCGACCAGCTGGAAGTAAGTGCCGGCGGTGCGGGTGAACTGAAAGCGTGACGTGGCCAGCAGATCGCAGAACAGGTCGCGCTTGGCCTGGTAGAAGGCCGGGAGTTCTTCGACGTGCTCTGGATGCTCAGCCATGAAATCGGCCAGCGCCCATTGCAGCGGGGTCACACCACAGAAGTTGACGTACTGATGGACCTTGCGCAGTTCAGCGCTCAGTGCCGGTGGAGCAACTACATAGCCGGTCTTCCAGCCAGTAACGTGATAGGTCTTGCCGAACGAGCTGACGACAAAGGCACGCTGGTACAGCGCTTCAACGGCCAGCACACTGGCGTGCTGTACGCCGTCGAACACCAGGTGTTCATAGACCTCGTCGCTGATCAGGTAGATATCGCGGTCGGCGATCAACAGTGCCAGCTTGTCCAGGTCATCGCGGCTGAACAACGCGCCCGTGGGGTTATGCGGCGAGTTGAGAATGATCATCCGCGTACGCGGGCTCAGGGCCTCAGTGAGCTTCTGCCAGTCGATGGCAAATTGACCGTCGGTGAGCTGTACATGCACGCAGCGTCCGCCGGCCAGTTCGACCGAAGGCTCGTAACTGTCGTAGCACGGGTCGAAGACAATCACTTCATCACCAGCACGAATGACAGCGTGGATGGCACAAAAGATTGCTTCGGTGGCACCCGGGGTGATGGTGACCTCCGTCTCGGCATCGACACTGACGCCATAGCTACGGGCGATCTTGGTCGCGACCTGCTGGCGCAAGGCTGGTAAACCGGTCATCGGGCAATACTGGTTGTGTCCGGCACTCACATGCCGGCCTACCGCATCGAGCAGGGCCTGGGGACCATTGAAATCGGGAAAACCCTGGGACAGGTTCAAGGCGCCGGTTTGCACGGCGAGCTGGGACATGGTGGTAAAGATGGTCGTGCCGACGTTCGGCAACTTGCTACTGATCATGAAGCCCTCTTTCCTGCTGAACAATCCGGCGGTCAGAGACCGAGCATAGCGGATTGAGTGGTCAGGAAAAAGGTTGAAACAGTCGCAGGGCAATCGCGGGGCAAGCCCGCTCCCACAGTGTGGGAGCGGGCTTGCCCCGCGATGCATTTAGCGTTTGTCTTTACGCTTCTTCTCAGCTTTCTTGTGGTGCGACATCAAGCGACGCTTCTTGTTGACCTGGCGGTCGGTCAAGGCGTTCTTGTTGCCTTCGTACGGGTTCTCACCACCCTTGTACTCGATGCGGATCGGCGTACCGACCAGCTTGAGCACGCGGCGATAGGTGTTTTCCAGATAACGCGAGTAGGACTTGGGTACTTTCTCGACCTGGTTACCGTGGATCACGATGATCGGCGGGTTGGCGCCACCCAGGTGGGCGTAGCGCAGCTTGATCCGGCGACCGTTGACCATCGGCGGCTGGTGATCGCTGATCGCGTCTTCGAGGATCTGGGTCAGGCGGCTGGTCGGCCAGCGGGTAACCGCCGACTTGAAGGAGTTCTGCACCGATTGGTACAGATTGCCCACGCCAGTGCCGTGCAGCGCCGAAATGAAGTGGATGTCGGCGAAGTCGACGAAAAACAGCCGACGTTCCAGCTCGGTTTTCACGTAGTCGCGTTCACCTGGCTGCATGCCATCCCACTTGTTCAGGGCGAT encodes the following:
- a CDS encoding pyridoxal phosphate-dependent aminotransferase — its product is MISSKLPNVGTTIFTTMSQLAVQTGALNLSQGFPDFNGPQALLDAVGRHVSAGHNQYCPMTGLPALRQQVATKIARSYGVSVDAETEVTITPGATEAIFCAIHAVIRAGDEVIVFDPCYDSYEPSVELAGGRCVHVQLTDGQFAIDWQKLTEALSPRTRMIILNSPHNPTGALFSRDDLDKLALLIADRDIYLISDEVYEHLVFDGVQHASVLAVEALYQRAFVVSSFGKTYHVTGWKTGYVVAPPALSAELRKVHQYVNFCGVTPLQWALADFMAEHPEHVEELPAFYQAKRDLFCDLLATSRFQFTRTAGTYFQLVDYSAIRPDLNDVEMSLWLTREHGVATIPVSVFYQQPIPEQRLVRLCFAKREETLRQAAEKLCAI